The Mercurialis annua linkage group LG8, ddMerAnnu1.2, whole genome shotgun sequence genome window below encodes:
- the LOC126662218 gene encoding caffeoyl-CoA O-methyltransferase, whose translation MASTNEEPQQNQTSRHQEVGHKSLLQSDELYQYILETSVYPTEPAPMKELRELTAKHPWNIMTTSADEGQFLTMLLKLMNAKNTMEIGVYTGYSLLATALALPDDGKILAMDINRENYELGLPVIEKAGVAHKIDFREGPAMPVLDEMVEDEKYRGSFDFIFVDADKDNYLNYHQRLIELVKVGGLIGYDNTLWNGSVVAPPDAPLRKYVRYYRDFVLELNKALPADPRIEICMLPVGDGVTLCRRIK comes from the exons atggctTCCACCAATGAAGAACCACAACAAAATCAAACTAGCAGACACCAAGAAGTTGGCCACAAAAGTCTTCTCCAAAGTGATGAGCTTTACCAG TACATTCTTGAGACAAGTGTGTACCCAACAGAGCCTGCACCCATGAAGGAGCTAAGGGAGTTGACTGCTAAACATCCATG GAATATTATGACTACATCAGCTGATGAAGGTCAATTCTTGACCATGTTATTAAAGCTTATGAATGCTAAAAACACCATGGAAATTGGAGTCTACACTGGTTATTCTCTATTAGCCACTGCTCTTGCTCTTCCTGATGATGGAAag ATCTTGGCCATGGATATTAACAGAGAGAACTATGAACTTGGTCTGCCTGTTATTGAAAAAGCTGGTGTTGCCCATAAGATTGATTTCAGAGAAGGCCCTGCCATGCCTGTTCTTGATGAAATGGTTGAAGAT GAGAAGTACCGTGGAAGCTTTGACTTCATATTTGTGGACGCCGATAAGGACAACTACCTCAACTACCACCAAAGGTTGATAGAGTTGGTGAAAGTTGGTGGACTGATCGGGTACGACAACACTCTATGGAATGGATCTGTGGTCGCGCCACCTGATGCTCCTCTTAGGAAATATGTTAGGTATTACAGAGACTTTGTTTTGGAACTTAACAAGGCACTTCCTGCTGACCCTAGGATTGAGATCTGCATGCTCCCTGTTGGTGATGGAGTCACTCTCTGCCGTCGGATTAAATGA
- the LOC126662182 gene encoding 40S ribosomal protein S16: MAAPAPAATSATGESVQCFGRKKTAVAVTHCKKGRGLIKINGCPIELVQPEILRFKAYEPILLLGRHRFAGVDMRIRVKGGGHTSQIYAIRQSIAKALVAFYQKYVDEQSKKEIKDILMRYDRTLLVADPRRCEPKKFGGRGARSRFQKSYR; encoded by the coding sequence ATGGCGGCACCAGCACCGGCGGCAACATCAGCGACGGGAGAGTCAGTCCAATGCTTCGGACGCAAGAAAACCGCGGTAGCAGTAACACACTGCAAGAAAGGCCGCggtttaatcaaaatcaacgGCTGTCCGATCGAGTTAGTCCAACCGGAAATTCTCCGATTCAAAGCCTATGAACCGATCCTCCTTCTCGGACGACACCGTTTCGCTGGAGTGGACATGCGTATTCGCGTGAAAGGAGGCGGTCACACGTCGCAGATTTACGCGATACGACAGAGCATAGCTAAGGCACTTGTCGCGTTTTATCAGAAGTATGTTGATGAACAGAGTAAGAAGGAGATTAAGGATATTTTGATGAGGTATGATCGGACCTTGCTTGTGGCGGATCCTAGGCGGTGCGAGCCGAAGAAGTTTGGTGGTCGTGGTGCTCGTTCTAGGTTTCAGAAGAGTTACCGTTGA
- the LOC126661103 gene encoding uncharacterized protein LOC126661103 codes for MATLCDIDLAVSESVLMKANVHAGDEDHVQDESLLHKRKAEAEDEEEDYDEEDEEGDEEEDENGDEDDEEEDGNEEDEDEDYNGTVDELPDYGDYEGSEQQQIDLEIYKKTLDESEGFEMGEPLRSKFFIGQMQKVDLDDPKDFYAKDCRKAVLYAIRQQNRKKDANLELVEVTKSNRAANSMYYATFLARNMTCGEADTYQTRVFRSIVNAKTEVELFRLESAGILQHLIRTLWSYFLTFKLGCPSFIGILKTLEDPCVEISKNVYMCSWIQGCRITRRGFTISGLCPDILDF; via the exons ATGGCTACTCTATGCGATATCGACTTGGCGGTCTCTGAATCAGTTTTAATGAAGGCAAACGTTCATGCTGGTGATGAAGATCATGTGCAAGACGAATCACTTTTGCACAAGCGAAAGGCTGAGGCTGAGGACGAAGAAGAAGACTATGACGAAGAAGACGAAGAGGGTGACGAAGAAGAAGACGAGAATGGGGACGAGGATGACGAAGAAGAAGACGGGAACGAGGAGGACGAGGACGAGGATTACAATGGTACTGTCGATGAGCTCCCAGATTATGGTGATTATGAAGGCAGTGAACAACAACAAATTGACTTGGAGATTTATAAGAAAACCCTAGATGAATCTGAG GGTTTTGAGATGGGAGAGCCTCTAAGAAGTAAGTTCTTCATTGGCCAGATGCAAAAGGTCGATCTTGATGATCCAAAAGATTTCTACGCCAAGGACTGCAGGAAGGCTGTTCTGTATGCAATTAGGCAACAGAATAGAAAGAAG GATGCAAATTTGGAGCTTGTGGAAGTGACTAAGTCAAACAGAGCTGCAAATTCTATGTATTATGCTACTTTTTTGGCCAGAAACATGACTTGCGGTGAAGCCGACACTTACCAAACAAGGGTTTTTCGCTCTATAGTCAATGCTAAGACTGAGGTTGAGCTGTTTAGGCTTGAAAGTGCAG GTATTCTGCAGCATTTGATAAGAACCTTATGGAGTTACTTTCTTACTTTTAAACTTGG CTGCCCGAGCTTTATTGGAATCTTGAAGACGCTAGAAGATCCTTGTGTGGAGATCTCCAAGAATGTTTACATGTGCTCTTGGATTCAGGGATGTAGGATAACTCGTCGTGGCTTCACAATTTCTGGTCTCTGTCCGGATATTCTAGATTTTTAA
- the LOC126662204 gene encoding wax ester synthase/diacylglycerol acyltransferase 5-like, translating to MAPPEYIPDEPLTPSGRLFLEPRMNTIIHCVLGVKNKMDVEAVKTTIKNSELLKQPRFCSLLVHDKNGFEYWRRTEVDMDKHIIVVDDKVNSSENEHEDVEKIVNDYIADLSVSSPLSSDKPLWELHVMVEKKCSIFRIHHALGDGISLMSLLMASCRTEEDPEAKPTLVAGGGGRRRGGGKGLGNVLWRSNFIMEVLKAVFFSVVFCLEFVLRCLWVCDRKTVISGGDGVEQWPRTVVTAKFLVEDMKAVKNAVANATINDVLFGVISAGLSKYLNHRSPNSLREGQQLTGLAMVNLRQQPELQDLTGKTKGNSGSKWGNKFGMFLLPSYYYKGLEPLEYVKRAQPMTNRKKNSLEAHFSYLIGDLIMHWLGPKFACMLNYRIVCNTTFTISNVIGPKEEITIAGNPITYIRVNTTSLPHALTMHMVSYAGKADMQILVAKDLIHDPEFLAKCFEESLVEMKNAAQETI from the exons ATGGCTCCGCCGGAATATATCCCCGACGAGCCACTAACTCCGTCGGGAAGGCTATTTCTTGAGCCACGGATGAACACAATCATCCACTGTGTGCTCGGCGTCAAAAACAAAATGGACGTGGAAGCCGTAAAAACAACGATCAAGAACTCTGAATTGCTAAAACAACCAAGATTTTGCAGTCTTCTCGTTCACGACAAGAATGGATTTGAATACTGGCGAAGAACGGAGGTGGACATGGACAAACATATTATAGTCGTCGACGACAAGGTCAACTCATCGGAAAACGAGCACGAAGACGTCGAGAAAATAGTTAACGATTATATAGCTGATTTATCAGTAAGTTCGCCGCTTAGCTCCGATAAGCCGTTATGGGAGCTTCACGTTATGGTTGAAAAAAAATGTTCTATTTTCCGAATTCATCATGCTCTTGGAGATGGAATATCGTTGATGTCTCTGTTGATGGCTAGCTGTAGAACGGAGGAGGATCCAGAGGCGAAGCCGACTCTGGTGGCGGGTGGCGGTGGTCGCCGGAGAGGAGGAGGGAAGGGGTTGGGAAATGTATTATGGAGAAGTAATTTCATCATGGAGGTGTTGAAGGCGGTTTTTTTTAGTGTAGTTTTTTGTTTGGAGTTTGTTTTGCGGTGTTTATGGGTTTGTGACCGGAAAACGGTGATCTCCGGCGGTGATGGGGTGGAGCAATGGCCGAGGACGGTGGTTACTGCTAAGTTCTTGGTCGAGGATATGAAAGCGGTCAAAAATGCTGTTGCTAATGCG ACTATTAATGATGTTCTTTTCGGAGTAATATCAGCTGGATTATCAAAGTACTTAAATCATCGATCGCCAAATT CTCTGCGAGAGGGTCAGCAACTGACAGGACTAGCCATGGTTAATCTACGACAGCAACCTGAATTGCAG GATCTGACAGGGAAAACAAAAGGCAATTCAGGgtcaaaatggggaaacaaatTTGGTATGTTTCTTCTGCCTTCATACTATTATAAAGGTCTTGAACCATTAGAGTATGTGAAGAGAGCTCAGCCAATGACAAACAGGAAGAAGAATTCATTAGAGGCTCATTTTTCATATCTAATTGGGGATCTCATTATGCATTGGTTGGGACCAAAG TTTGCTTGCATGCTTAACTACAGGATTGTTTGTAACACTACCTTTACAATATCGAATGTGATTGGACCAAAAGAGGAGATCACAATAGCAGGCAATCCTATAACATATATAAGGGTTAACACAACTAGCTTACCTCAT GCATTGACAATGCACATGGTGAGTTATGCAGGAAAAGCTGATATGCAAATTTTGGTGGCCAAAGATTTAATTCATGACCCAGAATTTCTTGCAAAATGCTTTGAAGAATCATTAGTTGAGATGAAAAATGCAGCTCAAGAAACCATATAA